The following are encoded in a window of Loktanella sp. M215 genomic DNA:
- a CDS encoding glycosyltransferase — MRIAVVSHVRHPIAPPFMGGMEAHSWHLADALAQAGHDVTLFASGDSAAGLPPGVKLFPVLAEHYDRRFPWHDFHGTDILNRHVDAGFARAMQALLQGGFDVIHNNALHRYPPRLARVYRLPMVTSLHIPPFDALRRAVHETAAPWSRFTVTSHRQLQVWWPEGPPSEATVVYNGIDMAQWPYAPGGDGSAIWAGRITETKGTHLAIEAAQLAGVPLTIHGTIEDQSYFDRAVAPYLGATVRYGGHLDGKALAQAYSGASVLLFTPCWEEPFGLAAIEAMATGLPIAAISRGAAPEVIGPAGIYAAPDRMPDLAMALRRAMTIDPLVPYRQVLERYAMAHMIEGYEDSYVRAIAGASRSDVPDVSFPLIELAIDASPENLLYA; from the coding sequence ATGCGGATCGCGGTCGTCTCCCATGTCCGCCACCCCATTGCCCCACCCTTCATGGGCGGAATGGAAGCTCATTCCTGGCATCTGGCTGATGCCTTGGCTCAGGCAGGTCACGATGTCACATTGTTCGCCAGTGGTGACAGCGCCGCCGGCCTGCCGCCGGGGGTCAAACTATTCCCGGTCCTGGCCGAACATTACGACCGCCGCTTTCCTTGGCACGACTTTCACGGTACCGACATATTGAACCGTCACGTTGACGCGGGATTCGCGCGTGCCATGCAGGCGCTGCTGCAGGGCGGGTTCGACGTGATACACAACAATGCGCTGCACCGCTATCCGCCCAGGCTCGCGCGGGTTTACCGGCTGCCGATGGTGACATCGCTGCATATTCCGCCGTTCGACGCGTTGCGTAGAGCGGTCCATGAAACGGCGGCGCCGTGGTCGCGGTTCACGGTGACGTCCCATCGCCAGTTGCAGGTCTGGTGGCCCGAGGGCCCACCATCCGAGGCGACGGTCGTCTATAATGGCATCGACATGGCGCAATGGCCCTATGCTCCCGGCGGGGACGGATCGGCGATCTGGGCGGGGCGGATCACAGAAACCAAGGGGACGCATCTTGCCATCGAGGCCGCGCAGCTTGCAGGCGTGCCGCTGACGATCCATGGCACGATTGAAGACCAAAGCTACTTCGACCGCGCGGTGGCACCCTATCTGGGGGCGACGGTTCGTTATGGCGGCCATCTGGATGGGAAGGCACTAGCGCAGGCTTACAGCGGCGCATCGGTTCTGCTGTTCACGCCATGCTGGGAGGAGCCTTTTGGACTGGCGGCGATCGAGGCTATGGCGACGGGTTTGCCAATTGCGGCGATCTCCAGGGGAGCCGCGCCAGAAGTAATAGGGCCGGCAGGCATTTATGCCGCGCCAGACCGGATGCCGGATTTGGCGATGGCGCTCCGGCGAGCCATGACAATCGATCCATTGGTGCCCTATCGTCAGGTGCTTGAGCGCTATGCGATGGCTCACATGATCGAAGGATATGAGGACAGTTATGTCAGAGCGATAGCAGGTGCGTCCCGGTCGGATGTGCCTGATGTAAGCTTCCCGCTGATCGAGTTGGCCATCGATGCATCCCCGGAAAATCTGCTTTATGCGTGA
- a CDS encoding glycosyltransferase family 2 protein, which produces MLIFLDVDCIPAPRLVADYATQMTAADGLFMGEVMYLPAGAAAAGWDYETFNAIAVRHSDRQGPPEEPRRACADYRCFWSLNFAMSRNAWDRAGGFDERFEGYGGEDTDFGRTLSEIQMPIWWIRGARVFHQYHQHCMPPIHHVASVIRNSELFASKWGHRTMEHWLHAFRMMGLIENCRTGLRILREPDADDFALCRQAEDMPYAATGRVIRILEDRERTQQGLAPTDESMRDRIAAMHRDQDDLLTPPSTRSVAAE; this is translated from the coding sequence ATGCTGATCTTCCTCGACGTTGATTGCATCCCGGCGCCGCGGCTGGTGGCAGACTACGCGACACAAATGACCGCCGCCGATGGATTGTTCATGGGTGAGGTTATGTATCTGCCGGCCGGCGCGGCAGCTGCAGGCTGGGACTACGAAACCTTCAACGCCATCGCGGTGCGTCATTCGGACCGGCAGGGACCGCCAGAAGAGCCGCGTCGCGCCTGCGCGGACTACCGTTGCTTCTGGTCGTTGAACTTTGCCATGTCGCGCAACGCCTGGGACCGAGCCGGAGGTTTTGATGAACGGTTCGAGGGCTATGGCGGTGAGGATACCGATTTTGGCCGCACTTTGTCAGAAATACAGATGCCGATCTGGTGGATCCGCGGCGCCAGGGTGTTCCACCAGTATCACCAGCACTGCATGCCACCCATCCATCACGTTGCCTCAGTGATCCGCAACAGCGAACTGTTTGCGAGCAAATGGGGGCATCGCACGATGGAACACTGGCTACACGCCTTCCGCATGATGGGCCTGATCGAGAATTGCCGCACCGGACTGCGTATCCTGCGTGAACCCGACGCCGACGACTTCGCTTTGTGCCGTCAGGCCGAGGACATGCCCTATGCCGCAACCGGTCGCGTTATCCGTATTCTCGAGGACCGCGAGCGTACGCAGCAGGGTCTCGCCCCAACAGACGAAAGCATGAGGGACCGCATCGCAGCGATGCACCGCGATCAAGATGACCTGTTGACCCCCCCGTCAACCCGCAGCGTCGCGGCCGAGTGA
- a CDS encoding glycosyltransferase, with translation MNVRAGMVPPATAPVGYFVHHQGRGHAERCAAIVNAMPRQRPVTIFCARDDIFPPLRAGTEVVRIPSMFEATGHETAHDFTAQPDTVHCAPLGWPGIRQAMGTMAHWFMTSNPALMICDVSAEVAQLARLCSVPHVKVLQHGLRSDPGHRAAYVGAAGLLVPSAACLAQDDWDRDMLAKTLFAGGLGVDTTLPVRDEARQRLGITAQQNVVLVLSGGGGTGFPSAPIAVGARALPRSQWITVGQIARDWHATEPPNLRHDGWVDNVPDYLAAADCIVASTGNTTCQHILAAGKPWVAVPEWRYFDEQVEKARVLHRAGVAHAVSGLPSSVQQWRTAMTAALNNHDPARQTACVDENAATHTAAWIETLIMRLWPTPFTSFKAQGGTAPLADTQEFLS, from the coding sequence ATGAATGTGCGCGCCGGAATGGTCCCACCTGCCACGGCACCCGTCGGGTATTTCGTGCACCACCAGGGCCGGGGCCATGCCGAGCGGTGTGCCGCCATCGTCAATGCCATGCCACGGCAACGGCCGGTGACAATCTTCTGCGCCCGTGACGACATCTTTCCGCCCCTGCGTGCAGGTACCGAAGTGGTCAGGATCCCCTCGATGTTCGAGGCGACCGGCCATGAGACGGCGCATGACTTCACCGCGCAGCCTGATACGGTGCACTGTGCGCCTCTCGGCTGGCCCGGGATCCGGCAGGCTATGGGCACGATGGCCCATTGGTTCATGACGTCCAACCCTGCGTTGATGATCTGTGACGTCTCTGCGGAAGTAGCGCAGCTGGCACGGTTGTGTTCCGTACCGCACGTGAAGGTGTTGCAACACGGATTGCGTAGCGATCCGGGTCACCGCGCCGCTTACGTCGGGGCCGCTGGATTGCTCGTCCCCAGTGCCGCTTGCCTGGCGCAGGACGACTGGGACAGGGACATGTTGGCCAAGACGCTGTTTGCCGGTGGACTGGGGGTGGACACCACCTTGCCGGTACGGGACGAGGCACGGCAACGTCTGGGAATAACCGCGCAGCAAAACGTGGTGCTGGTCCTGTCTGGCGGGGGCGGCACAGGCTTTCCCTCTGCCCCGATTGCCGTGGGTGCGCGAGCCTTACCCCGCAGCCAATGGATCACGGTCGGTCAGATCGCCCGCGACTGGCACGCGACGGAGCCCCCCAATCTGCGCCATGACGGATGGGTCGATAACGTGCCGGATTACCTGGCAGCGGCAGACTGCATCGTCGCTTCAACGGGCAACACGACCTGCCAGCATATCCTTGCAGCTGGCAAGCCTTGGGTGGCCGTGCCTGAATGGCGTTACTTCGACGAGCAGGTGGAAAAGGCCCGCGTGCTGCACCGCGCCGGTGTCGCCCATGCGGTCTCGGGCCTGCCATCATCGGTCCAGCAGTGGCGCACGGCAATGACCGCCGCACTGAACAACCATGACCCGGCGCGGCAGACTGCCTGCGTCGATGAGAACGCGGCAACCCATACCGCTGCCTGGATCGAGACGCTGATCATGCGTCTCTGGCCCACACCTTTCACTTCATTCAAGGCGCAGGGCGGCACCGCCCCATTGGCCGATACACAGGAGTTTTTGTCATGA